GCGTGCTTGTCGCCGGCTATGTGCTGCGGGCGCTCGCTGCGGCTAGGTCGGTCTCAGAGCCGGCCTTGGAGGGTAGGGTAGAGAAGGTGTCGGTCGATGTCCTCATGATCGGGGGCGCGGCCGCAGGGCTTGAGCGTCAGGGAAAATCGCTGACCGTCGTTCAGCCGGTTGCAGCGGTTCCCCCTGGCTGGACGAGCCGCACTTGGCCGCTCCAGCAGGCGGCCGCCGCGGCGCGCGGCGAGTGGCTGCTCCTCACCACCAGCACAACGGCCTGGCGCGCGGGCGCGCTGAGCGCACTCGTCCGGTTCGCCCGCACACGGCAAGCGGCCCTAGTCACGCTATTCGGCTGCCAGGAAGCGACCACGCTTGCCGAACGCCTCGCGCTTCCCGTTCTCCTGCTGGGACTAGCAGCAGCAAACCCGCTCGCGGCAGCGAATGCTCCCGACCGCACAAACGTCGCCCTCGCTTTCCCGGAGTGCCTCCTCATCCGGCGCGATGTCTGGGAGGCGATTGGAGGCCTCCAGCTTCTCAAGGGGCGGGACGAACCGTGGTTTGAACTCGCGTGCCTTGTCAAAGCATCGGGGCGGCCGATCGTCGTCGGCAGCGGTCGACTGCTTTTCACGGCCGCAGGCGGCCGTCGCTGGCCTGCGCTTTCCGACCGCTGGGCGCGCCTCTTCGGGCGCGTGGGAGGCGGCCGCCTGGGAGTGGTCGCGGCGGCAGCAGCTATTGTGCTGACAGTGAATGTGCTGCCGTTCGGCTGGCTGCTGATCGGCGGGATCGGATTGCTCTTGAACCCGGCCTCGATTCTGTGGACGATGTGCGGGGCGATCGGCTTGGCGCAGACAGCCGCGGTCCTGGCGGCGCGCCGCTGGATCGAGCGGCTGACTACCGTCCCCCCGCTCTTTCTCATCACGCATCCGCTCGGAGGGTTGATGGTCGTCGCAATCCTGCTCGCTTCCCTGAGCCGCGGAGGCAGCGAACGATGAATGAACGCCGTCCGTCCCGACGGACCGACCCGCGCGCCCCGGTCCTGAGCGGTTCTTTGCGCGAGCTGCTGGCGCGCTATCGCTTTGTCGAGCGGTTCGCAGCCGGTCGCGCGGTGTTAGTGATTGGCGCGGCCGATGGGAGCGGGGCGGCGCGGCTTGCGGACGTGGCGCAGAAGGTGGTCGCACTCGACCCGGTGCCCGCGCTTATCCAGCGGGCGGTCCGCCGCTACCGCCGCCCGAACCTGCGCTTTGCTGTCGGGGGGCCGGACGTCGCAGGCCTGACCCCCGCCTCGTTCGACGTGATAACGGCCTTCCATCGGCTCGATCGCGTCACGCGCTGGCCGGCATTCCTCGATGGGGTCCGGGCAGTGATGCGACCGGGCGGGCAGTTTGTCATCGCGGTCGAAAATGCCAACTGGGAAGCGCTAGGACGGGCGCCCGCCATGCTTCCTTCCGGCGCGCCTGCGTTCCCTCTCGCCGAGTTTCACGACCTTCTTGCCGACCGATTCAAGATCCGCGGGCTGTACGGGCAATCCTCGGCAGCCAAGGCGCTCCTCATCCACACGGCGGCGTATGTCTGCCCTCACGGCGCAGGAGCAGCGGTCGACCTCGCGGATCGCGCCGCTGCAGTCGCCGGCCCAGCGACCGCGGCGAGCCGCTATTTTGTCGCTGTCTGTGAGCGGCGCTGATGGAGCCGCACTATCGCTATCGGCCAGTCAGCAGCCGGCCGCCATTTCGCTGGCCCGGCGGAAATCACCTCGCGGTCGTACTCACCGTCACCCTTGAGTCGTGGGACCTCGTCAAACCAGCCGGCGCGGCGGGATATGCCGGCGGCCCGAGCATCCTGCCTGACCCGCTGCCCGCCGATATCCCCGATTGGCCGAACTACACTTGGCGCGAGTATGGAATGCGCGTCGGCTTTTGGCGAGTCTTGGAGGTCCTTGAGCAGTACGGTGTTCGCGGTTCAGCCGCGCTTGGGCTCCAAGTGCCGGAACGGTATCCCGCCATGTTCGAAGCGGCGCTCGAGGCCGGCTGGGAGCTCAACGCTCACGGCTACGACCAAGGCACGCCGCTGACGGCGTTCGCGCGCGACCCCGATGCAGAGCGGCGCTACCTTGAGGAAGTGGTCGCTCGCTATCTCGCTGCGGTCGGGACACGGCCGCTCGGCTGGCTCTCTCCGTCGGCGCGCTTCACTGCCCACACCGTTCGTTTCCTCGCTGAACTGGGGTTTCTCTACCATGGCGACTATCTGAACGATGACGAGCCGTATCTGATCGAAGTGAGCGGGCGGCGGCTGGTGGCGATCCCCTACTCCTTCGAGGTGAACGACTACACAGCGTTTTTCCGGCGGAACTTCACAACGGCAGAGTGGAGCAGCCTCCTGCGCGAGACGTTTGACTTCCTCCTCGACGAAGCGCGCCGCACCGGCTCAGGCAAGCTGATGAATGTCGGGCTGCATCCGCATGTGATCGGCGCGCCGTTCCGAATCCGAAGTCTCGCTCAGTTCCTCGCCTATGCCCGCGAACAGCCGGGGGTCTTCTTCCCGACGCGCGAAGAGATCGCGAGGATCACGCTTGACCAGGCGGAGCGCATCGGGATCTCGTAACCGAACAACCGGTCGGCGAGCGAAGCGGCGGCTCACGCGGTGTCCGCTTCATGCGTCGGAGCGCAGCGTCGAGCCGGCGTGGTATAGACTTGTGGCGCTTTAGCCTCGTCGGGATTGGATTGATGAAGTACACCGCCGATTTCGATGGAAAGCGCCTTGAGCTTGAGATCTCAGGGGATGAGAGCAATTTACGGGTGCGCGGGCCGGAGGGGGAGTCGCAGGGCGCCCTCACTCGGCATGAACGCGGGCGCTATGTTTTGCGGCTCGGCGATCGCATCATCGAAGGGTTCGTGACGCCGACCGACGAAGGGTACGCGGTCGTCTACCGCGGCCGCCTCTATCCGATCGCCGTCACCGATGAACGCGCCCGAACTCTCTCTCAGCTGGGCGGTATCCGGCATGGACACACTGGCGGGGTGGTCAAAGCGCCGATGCCCGGCCTCGTGAAAGCGGTCAATGTCGCGCCCGGCGATGTTGTCCAGCGGGGGGCGAGCCTCGTCATTCTTGAGGCGATGAAGATGGAAAATGACCTCACTGCCCCCGGGCCGGGACGGGTGCGCGAGGTGCGGGTTGCGGCAGGCGACAAGGTAGATCAAGGGCAGGTGTTGGTGGTGCTTGAGTGAGGCGGCAGCGGCAGTCGGAACGGAAGGGCCGGGCCGCGGCAAGCGTGCCGTTAATCGCCGGCACGAGCGCGGAGGCGGAGAGCGATTCTGCTCGCCTCCGGCGCGAGAGCGCTCGTCGAGGCAGTGCGGCGGTCGCCTTCCCGATGCCTTTGTCCTCACTGGGGGCGGAGGAAGCTTCGACGAAGCTGTACACCGTGGCGCTGCTCGGGCGCAATCCCGGCGCGCCAGCTGCTCCGAGGAGGTCTGATGGCGGGTGTTGAACGGTGGGAACGCGAGGTCTACGAACCGGCGCGCCGCAAGTTCCCCGAACGGCAACGCGAGTTCTTGACGACGTCGGGCATTCCGATCAAGGCGCTCTATACGCCCGAAGACCGGCACGGCCATGACTACGAGCAGGAAATCGGCTATCCGGGCGAGTATCCCTTCACCAGAGGGGTGCAGCCGACGATGTATCGCGCTCGCTTCTGGACGATGCGGCAGTATGCCGGGTTCGGCACCGCAGAGGAGAGCAACGCGCGGTACCGCTACCTGCTGGCGAATGGGCAAACCGGGCTTTCGGTGGCGTTCGACCTCCCGACGCAGATCGGCTACGACTCCGATCATCCGATGGCGATTTCCGAGGTGGGCAAGGTCGGGGTCGCCATCAGTTCGCTCGAGGATATGGAGATCCTGTTTCGCGGCATCCCGCTCGATCAGGTCTCGACCTCGATGACGATTAATGCCACCGCCTCTACGCTGCTCGCGCTCTATATTGCGGTTGCGAAACGGCAAGGCGTTCCTCTCAAGAAGCTCTCCGGCACGACCCAGAACGACATTTTGAAGGAATATGTCGCCCGGGGGACCTACATCTACCCGCCCGGACCGTCGATGCGACTGATTACCGACATGTTCCGCTACTGCGCCGAGGAGCTCCCGCTCTGGAACACGATTTCGATTTCGGGCTATCACATGCGCGAAGCGGGCTGCACCGCGGCGCAGGAGATCGGCTTCACGCTTGCTCATGCCATCGCTTATGTGCAGGCTGCGCTCGAGGCGGGGCTCGATATCGACAGCTTCGCTCCCCGGCTCTCGTTCTTTTTCGTCGCTCAGTCGAACTTCTTCGAAGAAGTCGCGAAGTTCCGGGCGGCGCGGCGGCTGTGGGCCTCGATCATGCGGCATCGCTTCAAGGCGAAGGATCCTCGCTCCTGGATGCTCCGGTTCCACACCCAGACGGCCGGGGTCTCGCTGACGGCACAGCAGCCGGACAACAACGTAGTCCGCACTACCATTCAAGCGCTCGCGGCAGTGCTTGGAGGGACGCAGTCGCTCCACACCAATGCAAAAGACGAGGCGCTGGCGCTGCCGACCGAGGCGTCGGCGCAGCTGGCGCTGCGGACGCAGCAGATCATCGCTTATGAGACGGGGGTCGGCGATACGGTGGACCCGCTCGGCGGCTCGTACTATGTCGAGACACTGACCGATCAGCTCGAAGCGAAGGCGCGAGAATATATCGAGAAGATCGACTCGCTCGGCGGCGCGGTGCGCGCGATCGAACTCGGCTACGAGCAGCGGGAGATCCAGGAAGCGGCGTTCCGCCTGCAGCAGGAGATCGAGCGAGGGGAACGGATTGTGGTGGGAGTAAACCGCTTCCAAGTGCCGGAAGAGATCCCGGTGCCGATCCTCCGGGTCGACCATCGGGCGCGCGACGAGCAGATTGCCCGTCTGAAGCGGCTGCGCGCTACCCGCGACCAAGCGGCGGTGGACCGCGCGCTCGAGGAGCTGCGCCGCGCTGCTGCCGGCACGGAGAATGTGATGCCGCGCATTCTCGCCGCTGTCGAAAGCTACGCGACAGTCGGGGAGATCGCTGATACTCTCCGTTCCGTCTTCGGCGTCCACAAGGAGAGTGTGGTCATTTGACAGGTTGCCCGCGGTGGCCGGGTGAGCAAGGGCAACGAAGCGAGGCTGCATGATTCAGAAGATCCATCACATCGCGATCGCCGTGCGCAAGATTGAAGAGCGCATGCCCTTTTACACAGACCAGCTCGGCCTTCGGGTGCGCGAGGTGAAGGAGGTTGCTTCCGAGGGGGTGCGCATTGCTTTTATTCCGTGCGGGGAAACCCTGATCGAACTTGTCGAGCCGCTCTCTGCGGACCATACGGTTGCGCGCTTCATCGAAAAGCGCGGCGAGGGATTGCATCACATTTGCTTCCAGACGCCTGATATCCAGGCGGAGATTGCGGGACTGAAGGGCCACGGCTGTACTTTTGTTAATGACGAGCCGAAGCTCGGCGCGGATGGGCTGATCGCGTTTCTGCATCCGAAATCGTCGGGCGGGGTGCTTGTTGAGCTTGTCCAGCAAGTGGAGAGCGAGACGTAGCCGAGTGAGGGCAGAGCATGATGTCCCCAGCGACAACGAAGCGTCTGCGTGTCCTTGTCGCCAAGCCAGGCCTTGATGGGCACGACCGCGGAGCGAAGATCGTGGCACGAGCGCTCCGCGATGCCGGCATGGAGGTGATCTACACCGGTATTCGCCAGACCCCGGAGCAGATCGTCGAAGCGGCGGTCCAAGAAGATGTCAACGCGATCGCGCTCAGCATTCTTTCCGGCGCGCACCGCGAATTGTTTCCCCGTATCTTCGAACTGCTCCACCAGCATGGCATGGACGATGTGCTGGTGATCGCCGGCGGCATCATCCCGGACGAGGATATCCCAGAGATGAAAGCCCTCGGGGTGCGCGCAGTCTTCGGTCCTGGTACGCCGACGAGCGTTATCGTTGATTTCATTCGGGAGAATGCCTAGTCGGCGGCACAGCCGATCGCGGTAACGGGCGGCACCCGCCTTCGCCGGCCGTCGTGACCTCGTCGACGCTGGCATCGCGCCGAGGGTGCCGCTAGCGGACAGCAGCGTCGAGCATCCTCCGCGCCGGCCGACCCCTTCCGGAGCCGTTCCACGACGAGGTTCCCGGGAGGCGCGATGCGCGGACGGCGCCGCTGCCATGCACCAAGCGCCGAACTGCGCCTTGGGAACGGGCATCGTCGTCGGGCGAGACTGCCCGTCCGAGAGGGGAATGGCACGGCGAGGCGCGTCCGGGCGACAATTTCGCTGCCCCGCCACATCCGCGCCATGATCGATCGTGCACAAAGGGGGAAAGAGTATGCAGAAAGGCGCTCTTCGAAGCATTCGAGTCCTCGGGCTGCTGCTCGGGCTCGTCCTGCTGGCAGCCTGCACGGGGCGCGGCGGGGGCGGCGGCGGGGGCGGCGGCATAGTTATCGTCGCCAAGCGGGGCGCATTCGAGTTTGTGCCGGCGAATGTGACCGCTCCGCTCAATGTTGCAACGACGATCACCCTCCAAAACCCGGATAGCCAGATCCACGACTGGACGATCGACAGCATCCCGGTGGGGGGGACGCCGCAGCGGATCCACTTGGTGGCCGACCCAGGCCGGACGGTGCGTCAGACCTTTACGTTCACCCAAGCCGGGACCTATCGTGTCTACTGCAGCCAGCCCGGCCATACCGAAGCGGGGATGGTCGGCCAGTTGACGGTCCAATAGCGGCAGCTCGAAGAAGCGCTGCCCAGGCCCTCGGCAGGTCGCCTCTCAGCGCGCAACCTCGATCCGCCCCGCTTTGACGCGGAGGATTGTCGAGCGGCTGAGAAAGTCGGGGCTAAAGTCCTCGAGGTCGGTGGCGGTAATAATCACTTGCTGGGCCGGCTGGATCGACCGAAGCAGGTGGTGCCGACGGCGCGCGTCGAGTTCTGACATGACGTCATCGAGCAGAAGAAGGGGCAGCTCGCCGGTGCGCTCGCGAATGTATTCCGACTCGGCGAGCTTGAGGGCGAGCGCGGCCGTTCGCTGCTGGCCGCGCGAGCCGTAGGCTGCCGTGTCGGCACCATTAGTCGTGAACTGGAGGTCGTCGCGATGGGGGCCGACGAGCGAGACGCCCCGGGCGATCTCGCTGGCACGGGCAGCGTGGATCGCTTTGAGCAGGCAGTGCGGCAGGTCGGCGAGCGGCGGCAGCGGTTCGGACGGTTTGCCGCCGAAATTCGGCCGATAGCTAATGTGCAGCACCTCGTGCTGGTTCGTGAGAGCGGGGTGGATCTCCCCGGCGAGAACGTTCAGCGCTTCCACAGATTCCCGCCGGCGGTCGACGACATAGGCGCCAAGCTCGGCGAGCCGCTGATCCCAGTAGGGGAGTTGGTCCGGTTTGGCCTGACGGTCGCGGATAAGGCGAAGCAACGAATTTCGCTGGAGGAGCACCCGGTTGTACAGCTGGAGCGATCGCAGATAGGCAGCGTCGACTTGGGAGTTCATGAT
Above is a genomic segment from Dehalococcoidia bacterium containing:
- the mce gene encoding methylmalonyl-CoA epimerase, with product MIQKIHHIAIAVRKIEERMPFYTDQLGLRVREVKEVASEGVRIAFIPCGETLIELVEPLSADHTVARFIEKRGEGLHHICFQTPDIQAEIAGLKGHGCTFVNDEPKLGADGLIAFLHPKSSGGVLVELVQQVESET
- a CDS encoding polysaccharide deacetylase family protein, with product MEPHYRYRPVSSRPPFRWPGGNHLAVVLTVTLESWDLVKPAGAAGYAGGPSILPDPLPADIPDWPNYTWREYGMRVGFWRVLEVLEQYGVRGSAALGLQVPERYPAMFEAALEAGWELNAHGYDQGTPLTAFARDPDAERRYLEEVVARYLAAVGTRPLGWLSPSARFTAHTVRFLAELGFLYHGDYLNDDEPYLIEVSGRRLVAIPYSFEVNDYTAFFRRNFTTAEWSSLLRETFDFLLDEARRTGSGKLMNVGLHPHVIGAPFRIRSLAQFLAYAREQPGVFFPTREEIARITLDQAERIGIS
- a CDS encoding class I SAM-dependent methyltransferase encodes the protein MNERRPSRRTDPRAPVLSGSLRELLARYRFVERFAAGRAVLVIGAADGSGAARLADVAQKVVALDPVPALIQRAVRRYRRPNLRFAVGGPDVAGLTPASFDVITAFHRLDRVTRWPAFLDGVRAVMRPGGQFVIAVENANWEALGRAPAMLPSGAPAFPLAEFHDLLADRFKIRGLYGQSSAAKALLIHTAAYVCPHGAGAAVDLADRAAAVAGPATAASRYFVAVCERR
- a CDS encoding methylmalonyl-CoA mutase family protein, with amino-acid sequence MAGVERWEREVYEPARRKFPERQREFLTTSGIPIKALYTPEDRHGHDYEQEIGYPGEYPFTRGVQPTMYRARFWTMRQYAGFGTAEESNARYRYLLANGQTGLSVAFDLPTQIGYDSDHPMAISEVGKVGVAISSLEDMEILFRGIPLDQVSTSMTINATASTLLALYIAVAKRQGVPLKKLSGTTQNDILKEYVARGTYIYPPGPSMRLITDMFRYCAEELPLWNTISISGYHMREAGCTAAQEIGFTLAHAIAYVQAALEAGLDIDSFAPRLSFFFVAQSNFFEEVAKFRAARRLWASIMRHRFKAKDPRSWMLRFHTQTAGVSLTAQQPDNNVVRTTIQALAAVLGGTQSLHTNAKDEALALPTEASAQLALRTQQIIAYETGVGDTVDPLGGSYYVETLTDQLEAKAREYIEKIDSLGGAVRAIELGYEQREIQEAAFRLQQEIERGERIVVGVNRFQVPEEIPVPILRVDHRARDEQIARLKRLRATRDQAAVDRALEELRRAAAGTENVMPRILAAVESYATVGEIADTLRSVFGVHKESVVI
- a CDS encoding cobalamin B12-binding domain-containing protein, with protein sequence MSPATTKRLRVLVAKPGLDGHDRGAKIVARALRDAGMEVIYTGIRQTPEQIVEAAVQEDVNAIALSILSGAHRELFPRIFELLHQHGMDDVLVIAGGIIPDEDIPEMKALGVRAVFGPGTPTSVIVDFIRENA
- a CDS encoding cupredoxin domain-containing protein, with translation MQKGALRSIRVLGLLLGLVLLAACTGRGGGGGGGGGIVIVAKRGAFEFVPANVTAPLNVATTITLQNPDSQIHDWTIDSIPVGGTPQRIHLVADPGRTVRQTFTFTQAGTYRVYCSQPGHTEAGMVGQLTVQ
- the recF gene encoding DNA replication/repair protein RecF, encoding MRCEHLSLTNFRNYARLELDLQPGATILQGDNAQGKTNFLDALHIIATTRSARRAPEREWINWLALESPLPFLRIVAKVRRAASTVQLEMTAALDENGNGITKRMKINGAPRRAVDMIGQMTVVFFSPGDIELVAGSPAQRRRYLDIMNSQVDAAYLRSLQLYNRVLLQRNSLLRLIRDRQAKPDQLPYWDQRLAELGAYVVDRRRESVEALNVLAGEIHPALTNQHEVLHISYRPNFGGKPSEPLPPLADLPHCLLKAIHAARASEIARGVSLVGPHRDDLQFTTNGADTAAYGSRGQQRTAALALKLAESEYIRERTGELPLLLLDDVMSELDARRRHHLLRSIQPAQQVIITATDLEDFSPDFLSRSTILRVKAGRIEVAR